A part of Aegilops tauschii subsp. strangulata cultivar AL8/78 chromosome 2, Aet v6.0, whole genome shotgun sequence genomic DNA contains:
- the LOC109763691 gene encoding glutamate decarboxylase-like, whose protein sequence is MALSRAQTNSGESLISSTFASRYVRTALPRFRIPEQSIPKDAAYQIINDELMLDGNPRLNLASFVTTWMEPECDKLIQNSVNKNYVDMDEYPVTTEFQNRCVNMIAHLFNAPIGEDETAVGVGTVGSSEAIMLAGLAFKRKWQNKMKAEGKPHDKPNIVTGANVQVCWEKFARYFEVELKEVKLREGYYVMDPAKAVELVDENTICVAAILGSTLNGEFEDVKMLNDLLVAKNAETGWDTPIHVDAASGGFIAPFIYPELEWDFRLPLVKSINVSGHKYGLVYAGVGWIIWRNKEDLPDELIFHINYLGADQPTFTLNFSKGSSQIIAQYYQLIRLGFEGYKDIMQNCRDNAAVLREGVEKMGYFHLVSKDSGVPLVAFSLKDSSKYTVFEVVESLRRFGWIVPAYTMPADAEHIAVMRVVIREDFSRGLAERLITDLHKVMVEMDAHAKKHGHHEHVKKTAHQIEKEVTTYWRTFVARKKHSLVC, encoded by the exons ATGGCGTTGTCCAGGGCGCAGACGAACTCCGGCGAGTCGCTCATCTCCTCCACCTTCGCGTCGCGCTACGTGCGCACCGCGCTCCCGAGGTTCAGGATACCGGAGCAGTCCATCCCCAAGGACGCGGCGTACCAGATCATCAACGACGAGCTGATGCTGGACGGGAACCCGCGTCTGAACCTCGCCTCCTTCGTCACCACCTGGATGGAGCCCGAGTGCGACAAGCTCATCCAGAATTCCGTCAACAAGAACTACGTCGACATGGACGAGTACCCCGTCACCACCGAGTTCCAG AACCGGTGCGTCAACATGATCGCGCATCTCTTCAACGCGCCCATCGGGGAGGACGAGACGGCCGTCGGGGTGGGCACCGTCGGCTCCTCGGAGGCCATCATGCTGGCCGGGCTGGCCTTCAAGAGGAAGTGGCAGAACAAGATGAAGGCCGAGGGCAAGCCCCACGACAAGCCCAACATCGTCACCGGCGCAAATGTCCAG GTGTGTTGGGAGAAATTCGCGCGCTACTTCGAGGTTGAGCTCAAGGAGGTGAAGCTCAGGGAAGGGTACTACGTCATGGACCCCGCGAAGGCCGTAGAGTTGGTCGACGAGAACACCATCTGCGTCGCCGCCATCCTCGGCTCCACACTCAACGGCGAGTTCGAGGACGTCAAGATGCTCAACGACCTCCTCGTCGCCAAGAATGCAGAGACAGG GTGGGACACGCCGATTCACGTGGACGCGGCCAGCGGCGGGTTCATCGCGCCCTTCATCTACCCGGAGCTGGAGTGGGACTTCCGGCTGCCGCTGGTGAAGAGCATCAACGTCAGCGGCCACAAGTACGGCCTCGTCTATGCCGGCGTCGGGTGGATCATTTGGAGGAACAAGGAGGACCTGCCCGACGAGCTCATCTTCCACATCAACTACCTCGGCGCCGACCAACCAACCTTCACGCTCAACTTCTCCAAAG GTTCGAGCCAGATCATTGCACAGTATTATCAACTCATCCGTCTCGGATTCGAG GGCTACAAGGACATCATGCAAAATTGCCGGGACAACGCAGCGGTGCTCCGGGAGGGAGTCGAGAAGATGGGCTACTTTCACCTGGTGTCCAAGGACTCGGGCGTGCCGCTCGTGGCTTTCTCCCTCAAGGACTCGTCCAAGTACACGGTGTTCGAGGTGGTCGAGAGCCTGCGCCGTTTCGGCTGGATTGTTCCGGCATACACCATGCCCGCCGATGCCGAGCACATCGCCGTCATGCGTGTGGTCATCCGCGAGGACTTCAGCCGCGGTCTCGCCGAGCGCCTCATCACCGACCTCCACAAGGTCATGGTGGAGATGGACGCGCACGCCAAGAAGCATGGGCATCACGAGCATGTGAAGAAGACAGCACACCAAATCGAGAAGGAGGTGACCACCTACTGGCGGACCTTCGTTGCGAGGAAGAAGCACAGCCTGGTTTGCTGA